Proteins encoded by one window of Chondromyces crocatus:
- a CDS encoding sensor histidine kinase encodes MPRVLIVEDSPTQAAEIEITLSQEGFDITRTPDAESALARLREEHFDLVLSDIIMPGLSGYDLCRAIKSDPVLSDVPVLLLTSLNDVTDILQGLESGADNYVTKPCDVRHLAGRIHQTLAERAIRARRVGPDDMLFRGQHFRVSSDKQQILGFLLSAFEDFARAKTNEQESRLAAEAARVREELLRAEKEHEVALARTLAQRIDERTAELLRMNEQLQREIAERKLAELQLAMKATELARSNAELEQFARAASHDLQEPLRTVMSYAQLLARRYQGRLDADADDFLRFITAGTSRMQALVQGLLELSRLGSAPAARHPVDVNALLDEALDNLQAAISESGVTVTRAHLPTLTADPRQIVQLFQNLIGNAVKYRGEAPPRVHIDASRTEEGDWLFSVRDNGIGFNPRYADRIFALFQRLHTPDEYPGTGIGLSLCKKIVERHGGHMRAESAPGEGAIFYFTLPGGPDGHR; translated from the coding sequence ATGCCGCGCGTGCTCATCGTGGAAGACAGCCCGACCCAGGCTGCAGAGATCGAGATCACCCTCTCCCAGGAAGGCTTCGACATCACGCGCACGCCCGACGCCGAGTCTGCCCTGGCGCGGCTCCGTGAGGAGCATTTCGACCTGGTGCTGAGCGACATCATCATGCCCGGTCTCTCCGGCTACGACCTGTGTCGCGCCATCAAATCGGATCCGGTCCTCAGCGACGTCCCCGTCTTGCTCCTCACCTCGCTCAACGACGTCACCGACATCCTCCAAGGCCTCGAAAGTGGTGCGGACAACTACGTCACCAAGCCCTGTGACGTCCGCCACCTCGCCGGGCGTATCCACCAGACCCTGGCCGAGCGTGCGATCCGCGCACGCCGTGTGGGGCCCGACGACATGCTCTTTCGCGGCCAGCACTTCCGTGTGAGCTCCGACAAGCAGCAAATCCTCGGGTTCCTGCTCTCAGCGTTCGAGGATTTCGCGCGCGCCAAGACCAACGAGCAGGAGAGCCGCCTCGCGGCCGAAGCCGCGCGCGTCCGCGAGGAGCTGCTCCGGGCCGAGAAAGAGCACGAGGTCGCCCTGGCGCGCACCCTGGCTCAGCGCATCGACGAGCGCACCGCCGAGCTGCTGCGCATGAACGAGCAGCTCCAGCGCGAGATCGCGGAACGCAAACTGGCCGAGCTTCAGCTCGCGATGAAAGCTACGGAGCTTGCCCGATCCAACGCCGAGCTGGAGCAGTTCGCGAGGGCGGCCTCGCACGACCTCCAGGAGCCACTACGCACCGTGATGAGCTACGCCCAGCTCCTCGCGCGGCGTTATCAGGGACGACTCGACGCCGACGCCGACGATTTCTTGCGCTTCATCACCGCTGGCACCAGCCGCATGCAGGCGCTCGTCCAGGGGCTGCTCGAACTCTCGCGCCTCGGCAGCGCCCCCGCGGCCCGTCACCCCGTCGACGTCAACGCGCTCCTCGACGAAGCGCTCGACAACCTGCAGGCAGCCATCTCCGAGAGCGGCGTCACGGTCACCCGCGCTCACCTGCCCACGCTCACGGCCGACCCACGTCAGATCGTCCAGCTGTTCCAGAACCTCATCGGGAATGCCGTGAAGTACCGAGGAGAAGCGCCACCCCGCGTTCACATCGACGCCTCACGAACCGAGGAAGGCGACTGGCTCTTCTCGGTTCGTGACAACGGGATCGGCTTCAACCCGCGCTATGCGGATCGCATCTTCGCGCTGTTCCAGCGTCTGCACACCCCGGACGAGTACCCTGGCACCGGCATCGGCCTCTCTCTCTGCAAGAAGATCGTCGAGCGGCATGGGGGCCACATGCGGGCCGAGTCGGCGCCAGGCGAGGGGGCGATCTTCTATTTCACGCTCCCCGGTGGCCCCGATGGGCATCGATGA
- the boxA gene encoding benzoyl-CoA 2,3-epoxidase subunit BoxA, translating to MSVHLEVIKQHLIDPEICIRCNTCEETCPIGAISHDGNNYVVDASICNLCMACVSPCPTGAIDNWRNVAKTEAYSVEEQFTWDELPKQTTLAVSAESAEAAANVEEGEGEAEGIEVDTVLGSTLPPWSAARPYVNLYTHKAPISATVVGNYRLTAETSESDVHHIVLDFGQMPFPVLEGQSIAILPPGSTPDGRVHHARQYSIASARDGERRGYNNLSLTVKRVTTDAKGEARSGVCSNYLCDLKKGDSVQVIGPFGSSFLMPNHPNSHLLMICTGTGSAPMRAMTEYRRRRRLKGATGKLMLFFGARTREELPYFGPLMNLPKDFIDVNLAYSRTPGQPKRYVQDLMRERAEDVAAMLRDDSTYIYVCGLKGMEEGVLQALADIANQSGQPWEPLWKKLKQFGRLHLETY from the coding sequence ATGAGCGTTCACCTCGAGGTCATCAAGCAGCATCTCATCGATCCGGAGATCTGCATCCGCTGCAACACCTGCGAGGAGACCTGCCCGATCGGAGCGATCTCGCACGACGGAAACAACTACGTCGTCGACGCGTCGATCTGCAACCTGTGCATGGCGTGCGTCTCGCCATGCCCGACGGGTGCGATCGACAACTGGCGGAACGTCGCCAAGACGGAGGCGTACAGCGTCGAGGAACAGTTCACCTGGGACGAGCTGCCCAAGCAGACGACGCTCGCGGTCTCGGCTGAGTCGGCAGAAGCCGCGGCAAACGTGGAAGAGGGGGAAGGGGAGGCTGAGGGCATCGAGGTCGACACGGTGCTCGGCTCCACGCTGCCTCCCTGGTCGGCGGCGCGTCCCTACGTGAACCTCTACACGCACAAGGCGCCGATCTCGGCGACGGTGGTGGGGAATTACCGCTTGACCGCGGAGACGTCGGAGAGCGACGTGCACCACATCGTGCTCGACTTCGGGCAGATGCCCTTCCCCGTGCTGGAAGGGCAGTCCATCGCCATCCTGCCTCCAGGCTCGACGCCGGACGGGCGGGTACACCACGCGCGGCAGTACTCCATCGCGAGTGCGCGCGATGGAGAGCGACGGGGTTACAACAACCTGTCGTTGACCGTGAAGCGCGTGACCACCGATGCGAAAGGAGAGGCGAGGAGCGGCGTCTGCTCGAACTACCTGTGCGACCTGAAGAAGGGCGACTCGGTTCAGGTCATCGGTCCGTTCGGGAGCAGCTTCCTGATGCCGAACCACCCGAACTCTCACCTCCTGATGATCTGTACCGGGACGGGCTCGGCGCCGATGCGGGCGATGACGGAGTACCGGAGGCGCCGTCGTCTGAAGGGAGCGACCGGAAAGCTGATGCTGTTCTTCGGTGCCAGGACGCGGGAGGAGCTGCCTTATTTCGGGCCGCTGATGAACCTGCCGAAGGATTTCATCGACGTGAACCTGGCGTACTCGCGAACGCCAGGGCAGCCGAAGCGTTACGTGCAGGACCTGATGCGTGAACGCGCAGAAGACGTGGCGGCGATGCTGCGGGACGACAGCACGTACATCTACGTATGCGGTTTGAAGGGGATGGAAGAGGGCGTGCTCCAGGCGCTTGCGGACATCGCCAACCAGAGCGGTCAGCCCTGGGAGCCGCTCTGGAAGAAGCTGAAGCAGTTCGGGCGGCTGCACCTCGAGACGTACTGA
- a CDS encoding extracellular solute-binding protein, whose protein sequence is MNSEKFKVTARSRTWAQDSRVALSSLPGVVGRRLGWMACVAWMVSSLGCASEDDGSSQGNGGSGATGGQGGAGGQGGTGGQGGGSDERIRLRVPLYPYIPDAAGDRFEAMVRRMKREFETLHPEVELELNPPCFQDDPYDPAALARGMSGENEACSFDLVEIDTSLLGELVDTGAVTPWSALPSRNWHPAAIEASTYQGALYGVPHWMCSHFVFSRSAAVANASSVSELVSALADLQTPEPDMAGNLLGSWNLPALYLDAWADTNGAGGVASAISATALDPQAISGLKMFSETCESGGLNPCLDGTFDAEDVIDPAMAKFSAGQVDAAFGFSERLFPILKALPVGADPAEIEISSAPLGHGSHPLVFTDSFMLSARCTGACADAAAAFVAYMSEATTFEWVLSSEDAPAQGRVPRYLMPAALEAYATPKLSQDRFYMTIESLMQDGVNYPNSGLYPVKNAMRDNLLDALTSP, encoded by the coding sequence ATGAACAGCGAGAAGTTCAAGGTAACGGCGCGCTCGCGAACGTGGGCGCAAGACAGCCGGGTGGCGCTGTCGTCCCTGCCTGGCGTGGTGGGACGCAGGCTGGGCTGGATGGCCTGCGTGGCATGGATGGTGTCCAGCCTGGGTTGTGCCTCGGAAGACGATGGCTCCTCTCAGGGGAATGGCGGTAGTGGCGCGACCGGAGGACAAGGCGGCGCTGGAGGGCAGGGAGGTACAGGAGGGCAGGGGGGTGGATCGGACGAGCGGATCCGCCTGCGGGTGCCGCTCTATCCCTACATCCCCGACGCCGCCGGTGATCGCTTCGAGGCCATGGTTCGGCGGATGAAGCGTGAGTTCGAGACGCTCCACCCCGAGGTGGAGCTCGAGCTGAATCCGCCATGCTTCCAGGATGATCCGTACGACCCGGCAGCGCTGGCGCGGGGGATGTCCGGCGAGAACGAGGCATGCTCGTTCGATCTGGTCGAGATCGACACGAGCCTGCTCGGAGAACTGGTGGACACGGGGGCAGTGACTCCTTGGTCTGCACTTCCGTCGAGGAACTGGCATCCGGCTGCGATCGAGGCGTCGACGTACCAGGGCGCGCTGTACGGGGTGCCGCACTGGATGTGCAGCCACTTCGTCTTCTCGAGGAGCGCGGCCGTGGCGAACGCCAGCTCCGTCTCCGAGCTGGTCTCGGCACTCGCCGATCTCCAGACGCCAGAGCCCGACATGGCAGGGAATCTGCTGGGGAGCTGGAACTTGCCGGCGCTCTACCTCGATGCCTGGGCCGATACGAACGGGGCCGGTGGGGTCGCCTCTGCGATCTCGGCCACGGCACTCGACCCCCAGGCAATCTCCGGCCTGAAGATGTTCTCGGAGACGTGCGAGAGCGGAGGGCTCAACCCTTGCCTCGATGGGACCTTCGACGCGGAGGACGTGATCGATCCGGCGATGGCGAAGTTCTCGGCCGGTCAAGTGGACGCGGCGTTCGGCTTCTCGGAGCGCCTGTTCCCCATCCTGAAGGCATTGCCGGTCGGCGCCGACCCGGCCGAGATCGAGATCTCGTCCGCACCGCTCGGGCACGGGAGCCACCCGCTGGTATTCACGGACAGCTTCATGCTGAGCGCGCGCTGCACGGGAGCCTGCGCCGATGCGGCCGCAGCGTTCGTGGCGTACATGAGCGAAGCGACCACCTTCGAGTGGGTGCTCTCCAGCGAGGATGCGCCAGCGCAGGGTCGGGTTCCCCGCTACCTCATGCCCGCCGCGCTGGAGGCTTACGCGACGCCGAAGCTCAGCCAGGATCGCTTCTACATGACGATCGAGTCGCTGATGCAGGACGGTGTGAACTACCCGAACAGCGGGCTCTATCCCGTCAAGAACGCGATGCGAGACAACCTGCTCGATGCCCTGACGTCACCCTAG